AGTAGTAGTTTGTACCCGCTCTTAGTAGAGTATTCCCCTGACCCCTCATAACGACACACAAGAGTATCCAGAGGCATTGACTATGCAAGTGGAATAAATAGAACTTTCTCAGCCTGATTAGTATTAATGATGGCCCTAACACGTCATTTAATCCAAGTACATGAGTCTGAAATGATCAGTTGTGTAACATTAGAGAATTTGACATCTACACGCTAATGTTTTATTCTACCATTTCCAGGGCCAAGAACCCACGATTCATTCCATATGTTAACCTTTTCACCCGTACCAATACACCACCCAAAACCTCTCTTAATTAACCCCCTAGCACTCAATATGCTTCTTCAGGTAAAAAAAGGGTGAATACCTAACCTAGCTGACATAAATTCCGTTTGTGGATGACACCTACCTTTTAGCACTTTTGCCAACAAACTAGCTAGATGAGTTATAACACGCCAACACAATTTAGCTAATAAGGCAACTTTAAATTTGGCCAAATCACAAAAGCCTAATACCCGTTCTGCTTTCGATAAGCACAACGAGTGCCATGTGCTCCAATGAATACCTTTAAGAGACTTATTATTCCTCTACAAAAAAATTGTTAAGaacattttctaattttctacgTAACATTTTTGGTAAAAGAAAGCAATGCATTGTTTAAAATAGTATTACTTGCAGTACCGCTTTAATAAAAATCTCTTTCCTACCCATTGACAAAAATCTCGTGCTCCAACCTTCAATTTTCTTACTAAACCAATCGAGATAGATCATAAAGGCTTGCTTCTTACACCAACCAACCATCATAGGCAATCCCAAGTACTTTTCTAGTTTCGTCGATACCCGAACTATACTCTCAATTTGTTATTCTTAAATTAGCCCTAGCCTTAGCCTCTTGAACTCTTGTGGACCCTAGCAAATTGTGATTAGGATTGGGATAACAATTTGTCCTATTATCTCCAAAATGACGCCTAATTCCTTGTCCTATTATCTCCGAAATGACGCCTAATTCCTCCTCTATCCTTATCCAAACTTTGACTCATTGTTCCATTCGACTCTCGCAACTATCTGCTGACCATTGTTGCTCATCTTCTTGTTGGAGCGCGTAATGAAATGTCCCACTCGAATATAATTTTAACAGGATCCACCCTCACCCTTACTGGGCAAAAACTCTACCCATGTTCGAGTTTACCATAGAGAAAACAAAATAGGCTAACCTTTTCATATTGAAATCTAGCATAAACCATTCGATCGGTTCCTACCATAATCTTCTTTTTTCGCTTCAAAGGAAACTGGACATCCAATCTAACTTCAATTCGCATATGTTTCTTTACGCCTAAAGCTAGAATTTTCGTATCATAATCAagaaaaaaaccccaaaacaacCCAAACTATCGTGCCATTGCTTTCGACATCAGACTCAGAGGCATATCATGTATCTACACCCAAAACTCCACATAGATCAGTGGCAATGTAATCAGATCCTCTCCTGGTTGGATCTTATGCATCAGTAGTAGATAATTGTTAAAAAACCACTTCATCCCCTTCAGAACCCGATTCATGTAAACTttatagaaaaactaaaataaaaaacgcTTCTACCCCAGATATGTAATGGATATGCCCCCAATAGGGTTCCATAGATCAACCATGGTGTTTACCAGTGAAGGAAAATGCACCACACTATGTCAGAAAACTTCCAACCAAACAAAACTTGTACTATTCTTCTAATTCAGTTGCTTTCTCTTGAAACGCCTCCTCCTTCCCATCAATGAGATTTAAATTTGCCATCTCGTCCTCTATAATGCCCACCAAAACCCTCAAACAAAACTGTAAAAACCTTAAACGATAgtgaaaaaaccctaaaaaaataattgtgtCAAAATGACAGATGAAACTTCATGCCAAAAAGGGCAGACACAAATTAGATATGAATGAATAGTAAAAATTTAGTAAAGAATGTTAAAATCCTTAATTATAGGcacatatgtataatatataatgCTATTATAAAGTGTGATACAAAATTAAGTGATCAATTATGTTATAAGTATCGTAGGTATTAAAATGCATGGAAATAATGTGTAGATATCATaagttgtatttataatttgatgatgggccaaattataaatactcaaaattgaTATAAGaatcaattatttaaaagagGTAGTGGTCCccaagaaatatatatatatatatatcgtatTTTTTCCATCCCATCACAGAGTTATACAAAGAGAGAAAACTATTTTCTTGGAAGATCAATTCCACATATAGTTTTGTTCTTAATGATCCGACATGATAGTTCCTTATTTATATCGATTCTTTCAAGATTTACAAAGAATGTACTTTATACTTTatggttgttgttgttgtacATGAAAAGTTGTTTATAGatggtaaaatgaaaaataaaatcgattctataataaactttgtttataatgaaatgatgatataGTATAACTATTATAGAGAAAGCTAACTATATCATGTCAATCGAAATTTATAAGATTACACTTAAAATAACTAAACTTGActaattaaaagagaaaatccTCTTCATTCTAATTTCAATAGTATTCAAAGTTAATTAAGATTATAAAAGGTGTGTAAtgcttatttagaaaaaaaaactaaaattatgttaaaagcGGATAAAAGTATTGTGAaagtttttatacttaggagcAGATTGCATTTTGGCCCCTCTATtgaaaaatggacaaattagccTTTTTATATTTcgaaacatgcaaattagccctCTGTTAAATTTTATCCGTTAAATGGTAACGTAGAATGTTAATTTAAATGGTTATTGActaatttggtccctaaactatagctaaaatattaaattgattttttttaaaatacttaacaataattctaaaaaatataaaaaataaaaaatctttaaaataaatatgaatatattaaaattattaaaaaatatttatcgaattaattaacataatttttaatatatttaataattattttgacataatttaaaaaatgaatcgGAGAAGAAGATATATGATGCATAAGTGGCTCAATCGAAAGAGTTTGAGCAAGCAAAGGTTTCACTTGAACATTCCAAGCACCAAATCAATTCTCTCCTGGAAAACTTGCAGAAATGGGAAAACCCATCAAACGTTTCCTCTCCAACTTCCATGGGGGATGACCATTTAAAAAGACTTGAATTGGAGTTTCAAATTACCAGAGAGAAATTGGTTCGTGCGCAAGACGATGAGCGAGCGTCTTCATTAAGGGCGACGAAACTAGCTGAGGAAGTCAGCTTTCTGAAAAGTGAACTTAAATCCATTGCCGATGCAGAAGAAAACAACGAGAAAGCCATGGATGATTTCGCCTTGGCATTGAAAGAAGTGATAACAGAAGCAAACGAAGCCAAGAACAAGCTGTCTGCAACACAATTTGAACCGGAGAAAACTAAAAGGGTTGGTAggaaatttgaagatgaagctGAAAATGGTGGCAGGAAAATCCTGTTGAAGTAGAAGTAATAGTTCGGCGGAGCATGCTCAGTTAACACAGATAGCAAAAATGATTGCGGTGGAGCAGAGCTAACTAATCCGGTGAAGAGTATTCACTTCTTAAAATTTCGTTATTCTGATTATCATGcggaaagttagaaaaatttgttTGGggtgaaattataatttttacgataataaaaatataattttaatattttaatagcttatatttttataatttttaaagaattaaataaaaatttattatttttaaaattagttaaagtgcaattttaactctattaatttaaaactttaaaggatttaaataaaaaaatttacattttaagggGCCGCCCCTCCAACTCCCTTAACTATGCCTTTGCTGATTATATAATTCGTCTAGTTGATGAGTGTGATATTTTAATGGATTCGAtaaatgaaaagatataatttcAAATACGGAATGTTCAAATTGAGAgagttttagtcatttatgttataataaattaatctatttataaataatttaaatcgttggaaaattatttgttataatattAGTAGAGTTTTATACTCTATACACGAGTTAAGTGTTGTTAAGTATTTTATAAAGGAGATTATTTGATATcttgttagtaaaatttttattttccacaaGATCAATAGATTGACAAATATCctaaaaaagtataataaaatattaaaaaaacacgtcaaattttttaaactacttatggaataaaaaattacattaatactaacttatagtaaaatattaaaaaacataatacaaattttaaaattgcttataaataaaaaattaccccACTGATATATCTTTTTTGGACGCTCCTTCTTGGTTTTGTGAAACCGTCAGTTTTGAGCATTGATGGATATTTTTGGGACGGAGAAAAAACGAAGGAACTAACTAGGTGTAAGGGTCGGTGTCTCATtgcttctagaattctctttgttttggtttttgtgtaatttatttatcatatgtgttttaattttgtttggtgTTATGAACTTATgcctatttttataatttttttttatttttggattaatgagaagcaaaagcccaatctacttatttcaagaaaaaaattaccccaccaatttatcaaataaatagtGGCCCAACTTAAAACATTAGGCAAACATTTcagattataaatataatatccAAATATGATTCAGGGCTagtttaacattatttttaaaaagtatgatTTTAagaagtatttttgaaaaattttatttaagatttaagcaTTTAGATTATGTTTAACAGCGCTTGTTAAAAACACTCTTGATGCGGaatcccggatctagacacaagagaaacacaaattagaaataaaacgagaataaataaaattagttaaaataataataaataaataaataataaaaaggatagatttgctctatggaacccttggttaacttgtaaccaaaaacgccaatgattgagcggctccctacgaaacccctagaagaataacctctagaaacaccgatgaacgggaaagaaatttgaatatttgcaactccgaaataccctcgaaagtaacaaactccaaactaaataacAAGAGGAGAATCACTCTACTCCcaaaaaatttgcctcacacaaatttgaaagaaaacaaatactcttctttttattctcccctcaatgtgtagaaaacaagcctatttataggcaaattacaagagtaattgaatcctaataaaactctttcaagagtaattgaatcctaataaaactctttaaaattatctaagaaaataaataaataataacctaaccaataaaattacttaactcataaatgatgtgtcccaaccaatgagaattaagtaaataataataataataatatacataaaagattaatccaccaatttatgggctttcactattccaagattggtccagtgaattgcattctcgtatttgtcaatgtcacgaacatgatgaattaaatttgtagcaacaaagtcttggacaaaagcattcatctttaattttaattgtcgtgccttgcttcgagtaattggaccactaggaaaaacaaccccttgagtgtcacctccttggctcgtatcaacTCTTAACatgaaaagcacttttgaaataaaaaaaaactaaataaaccacttttgaaataattttttaacttttcaaaagcatatTTTCTCAAATGGAAAAGCTAAAACCTTTAGCTTTTCTCTcctacaaatatttttaacagcTTATTTATGGAGagatgaaaatgtaattaagctatcaaaaatatttttaaaaaataaaaaataaaaaatttaatttttctattcgGGGataatacttttgaaaaattaaaaatttctttcaaaagttatttatttaatatttcttgcACTGTTAAACACAGCCGAAAAAGCGGGGAGGAGCATAAAATTGTGCGCGCCAGAAAGGATGAATTCAAGTTATAAATATCCAAGCGTTTATTCCAAAATTTAAGCACAACCTCTTGTgctttttacaaaaatataatattagtttttctGTCAAAAGTGTTTGTAGgagagaaaattaaaatttttattttttatttgagtaaaaagtaaaaaattctttatttaaaattcattttatttaaaaatatttttcatgtcaAAGTTACTTTTAAAAAGCCctgtaagaaaaagaaaaaacggGGAAGAGCATAAAAATGTGtgcatcaaaaaaaaaaaaaaagaattcaagTTATAAATATCCaagcttttcaaaattttaaacagaGACATTTTGggcttttttacaaaaaataatattagctttaaaaaaaaaaaaagcttcttCTTGCCTCAGATTGATAGCAAGAGAGTTTGATTATGGATTCATATTCACTGAAATCCGTGTTCGATTTACCAGAGCCTTTCCGTTCAATCTTTAACTTCAGGTAAATGTACTTCAACTTTAAATTTTGGCATTTTGAGAGTTTGAAAATAACATTGTATGGATTTAGCTTGATTCTGAACGGATTTAAATATTGACGGCAATGTGGTTTTAGTACTCAACGTCGTTGATATTCACAGCCAATATATACTGCAATTCATTGTGGTAtcatttattatgtttataatcACCATAAAAGCGGTGCGAGTTCACGACTGCAATTTAAATCTCTTTGTAAATGATTACAAGCATAACTTGATatcatttttatctattttcttgaAAGGCTGAAGCAAATCCAGGATTCCAtggtttttattgttttttgcaGGTACTTTAATTCACTGCAGAGTGAATGCTTTCCTGTTTGTTTCCTCTCCGATGTAAACATGGTAATTTCAGCTCCTACCGGAAGTGGGAAAACCGTGCTCTTTGAGCTCTGCATTTTGAGGCTTCTTTCAAGGTTTATCTCTGGCGATGGAAGGTTTGTCCATATAAAGGGAACACTAAAAACAGTTGAGTCTCCACCACTCATGGGCAGTATTAAGTTTCTAGGCACTTAATTTAGTGCTTTAGTACATAAAAGCACACAAAGCGCCTTTTCTCTTGACTTAGTCTTCAGTTAACTCATGTTGAGactattcttattttttgttttgatttggtcTAAAGATCTACATAGCTCCATCAAAAGCTTTAGTACAAGAGAAGCTGCGTGATTGGACTCAGAAGTTTGGTTCATTGGGAATAAGTTGCCTGGAGTTGACAGGTGATAACGATTCTTATAGCACAAGGAATATTCAAGAAGCAGATATCATTTTAACCACTCCTGAGGTGAGTACACTTACCTGTCATACCAAAACCCAAACCGCGAATTTACTCCTTTGTTGCAATGTGATCCTCTTTTAAATGGTTCTGTTGAGGCAAGAATTGCATGATTTgatgggttttctttttttacttagaAATTTGATGCAGTGACTCGATATCGCATAAAAGATGGAGGCTTGAGCTTTTTCAGTGACATATCACTTTTACTTATTGATGAAGTTCACCTACTGAATGATCTTCGTGGGGCAACTTTGGAAGCAATAGTTAGCAGAATAAAAATGCTTGCTCGCAACCCAGAAATGAAATCAAGTGCTCTGGCTTCTGTTCGTTTTTTAGCTGTGTCAGCCACTATTCCAAATACTGAGGACCTTGGTAAAACTTTCCTCTTATAGGTGCTAAAGAGTTAATCTGGTtttatttgaaacttttacttccaaaagatggaaaatgacttaaattttaataacatacACACTGCATACCAACAAGCACAGCTGAATGGCTCGAGGTCCCTGTCCAAGGAATCAAGAGGTAAGTTAATGATGGGATTTCTGCGTTTTCTTCTCTTAATTTGCAGTAGAATCATATTCCCATTAACTTTCTAATGTTTTAACAGGTTTGGAGAGGAAATGAGGCCTGTAAAGTTGACCACTAAAGTTTTTGGTAAGCGTTTTCCTTTTAGATGTTCCATCTTCAAAATTGTCTTTCCAAAGTTATCTCAAGTGCATTTCTTTCACAACAGTAAATGCCTTCCTTGCAGGGTATGCCTCTGCAAAAAATGACTTCCTATTTGAAAAGGCAAGTAATTGTATTTATATTAGTAAGTCATACACCTTCTTACTAGAAATATTTAGACTGTAAGGGAAGATATAAGAACATATATCATTAGTCAAAAAGTTCAAATTCATCTAACACTAGTGATTGTCTCTATGTGTCATCACCAGCGCCTCCAAAACTATATTTTTGGTAAGATTCAACTTCTTGACTTAATGTCTTATTAAAGGTTTACTGATTGTTTCTGGTATATGCACTCAAGTCATCTTTTATCGTAAAAGAGCATATATATAACTATTGGTCGAAACTGATTGCAGATATTCTAATGCAATATTCAAGAGGAAAATCCGCTCTAGTTTTTTGCTCAACTAGAAGCGGGGCACAAGAAGCAGCACAACGCCTCTCTCAGATTGTAATGACCTTTGGTTATTCAAATCCATTTATTAAAAGTAGTGAACAGCAGGAAAGGCTACGGGAGGCTTCCCTGTCATGCAGTGACAAACAAATGCAATCTTATATTCTTTATGGAGGTAAAGGGTGTACTTATACTGCTATGACACTCATTGTCCTGAAAAATTGCTTGTCAAGTTGATGTCCCATTCTATGTTTGCAGTTGGTTATCATAATGGTGGGCTTAGTCTCAAGGATCGTAATCTCATTGAAGGTCTTTTTCTTAATGGTGATGTACAAGTTTTATGCACCACAAATACTCTTGCCCATGGAATCAACCTACCAGCTCATACAGTTGTAATAAAGTCAACACAACATTTGTAAGTCAGACTGTTTCCCTCAACTAATTTTTGTTCCCATAGGAGGCCAGAGCATCATCTATTGTATCTAatgtttcaaaaaattcattttattcagcaacaaagaaaaagGCCTTTACATGGAATATGACCGATCAATGATACTACAGGTGTGTTATTACATGGATCTTCAATAGTTCTGAGTTACTTTTAAAGTCGTAAATCACTAGATTTTCTCTACTCTCCTACCTGCTGCTTATCTCTATCCCCATTAGGTTGTACTTGCATTGATGTCCATGTTTTTAAGTATTCTTGTATATggatatatttaaattagtttttttctaTTCAGATGTGCGGGAGGGCAGGTCGGCCCCCATTTGAAGATACAGGGATGGTTATAATCATGACTAGACGAGAAACGGTAGTTTAACACTGTGATTTGTTCCGATTCCCTAGCATATTGCTTTACTATCACTAATTTAGCCATGCTtgattatttctaaattgtCTTCTATGATTTTCATACATGATCTCAGGTTCATTTATATGAGAATCTCCTCAATGGATGTGAAATGGTAGAATCACAGTATGTCAACAACTTTTGATATGTTGCTCTGAcctttcaattttcttaaatACTTGTGTTCGATATATATTCAAACATGGGTATAAGGATATACTCCAAATACAtgtaaaaacttaaaaaaagttaaacataTCCGTGATGGACACATATTCGTATTTGACACTCACACTTAAGTTTGAGTGATATAAGATTTGTTATTCTTGACTTCTGCAATAGTGTGTGCCTTCTATGAAAACTGGGCGATATCTTCTAATTGTGTGCTTTACATTTGTCTTACCAATGTAGGTTGCTCTCATGCTTGACGGAACACTTAACTGCAGAAATAGTTCAATTGACCATCTCTGACATCACAAAGGCAATTGAGTGGATGAAGTGctcatatttatatgtgagaATGAAAAAGGCATGTATATAGCCATCTTTTgaatcatataatttattttacttcaaaATTTGACACCTTGAATGCACAATCAGAATCCTGGGAATTATGCAGTTAAAAAAGGAATTCGAAGAGAACAAGTAGAGAAACATATGCAAGGTCTACttctttccattttgatttattgtGTTTGTTTTGACATCATATTACTCATCAATGTTGTTTAAACCAGAAATTTGTGTTCAAAATGTTAATGAGCTATCATGCCACCAAATGATCCAGACTGATCAAGATGGTTTTGCCTTGAAGCCACAAGgtatcttgaaaattttaagctttCTCTTAGTTTTCCTTAAgtataaacatatcattaatTCCTACCCTTTATTATCACTTCCTTTTTTCCAGAGCCAGgaagattgatgacaaagtactatttgaaatttaacaccatgaaacacattatgcaAGCACCATCTAACTGTAGTTTGGAAGAAGTACTACAGATTATCTGCCATGCTGAGGAGATTGCTTGTATGTATCCCTATCTAGTAAtagttgtttctttttctttttggttaaaaaaattgttgttttctCGATGATATTTGGATTCGGGTGTGAATATTGGATATATATGTTCGTTATGAGTATgcataaatttctaaaatttctatGTATTCAAAGGGGTCCTTGGAAAATCGTAGTATCTATGTCCAGATAGACAAGTTACTTAAAAACAGTAAATTTTGTACATGATCAAGAAAGTATGAAAGTGATACACTAATGTTCTGAAAACGAAGGGATACAGCTCAGACGcaatgagaagaaaattttgaatgacTTAAATGGAGACAAAGATGGCCGCCTCCGTTTTCATGTCACCGGTGATAAGGGAAAACGGAAAAAACGCATTCAAACTAGAGAAGAAAAGATATTTGTTTTGGCAAATGACTGCTTAACCGGGGATCCTTTAGTTCCTGATTTATCCATGACCCAGGTTTATTGACCTCAATTCGATTAtccttttactttaattatggATATAACCTTTTTTAGAAGAATTACTTCAAAGTTGAACTGATGAAATTATGAATTGGCTTGTTTGCCTTAGGATGCAAATTCGATATGCTCAAATGGGGCTAGAATTGCCAAGTGtatgaaagaatattttatatacaaaaagaACTATAGAGGAGCCCTGAACTCGTCCCTTTTAGCCAAGTCGTTATATCAGAAACTCTGGGATGACAGTCCATACCTGCTGAAACAATTACCTGGCATTGGCATGGTGACAGCAAAGGTTTTCTTTGACGAGTACTAATTTGTTTGATAATGCTACATTTATTCTACCTACCTATGTTACTTGGACCCAGATGTAAGTGTTGGGTATTAGTATATGTCCGAATGGACATgttcaaaatttctaacttgTTTACATAAACTTAAAGAATTCATGGAATGTCATATCCTCATACCTATGTCTGGATATGCGTTGGACATAAAAACTGGACAAAGATActtgggaaaataaaaaaaaggggtgaGAGCAAACAAGGATTTCTAAATATCTGTTAGATTCAATGTCCTCTCATTATATTTATGCCTTTTATT
The sequence above is a segment of the Gossypium raimondii isolate GPD5lz chromosome 4, ASM2569854v1, whole genome shotgun sequence genome. Coding sequences within it:
- the LOC105779888 gene encoding DExH-box ATP-dependent RNA helicase DExH17 isoform X1; its protein translation is MDSYSLKSVFDLPEPFRSIFNFRYFNSLQSECFPVCFLSDVNMVISAPTGSGKTVLFELCILRLLSRFISGDGRFVHIKGTLKTIYIAPSKALVQEKLRDWTQKFGSLGISCLELTGDNDSYSTRNIQEADIILTTPEKFDAVTRYRIKDGGLSFFSDISLLLIDEVHLLNDLRGATLEAIVSRIKMLARNPEMKSSALASVRFLAVSATIPNTEDLAEWLEVPVQGIKRFGEEMRPVKLTTKVFVNAFLAGYASAKNDFLFEKRLQNYIFDILMQYSRGKSALVFCSTRSGAQEAAQRLSQIVMTFGYSNPFIKSSEQQERLREASLSCSDKQMQSYILYGVGYHNGGLSLKDRNLIEGLFLNGDVQVLCTTNTLAHGINLPAHTVVIKSTQHFNKEKGLYMEYDRSMILQMCGRAGRPPFEDTGMVIIMTRRETVHLYENLLNGCEMVESQLLSCLTEHLTAEIVQLTISDITKAIEWMKCSYLYVRMKKNPGNYAVKKGIRREQVEKHMQEICVQNVNELSCHQMIQTDQDGFALKPQEPGRLMTKYYLKFNTMKHIMQAPSNCSLEEVLQIICHAEEIAWIQLRRNEKKILNDLNGDKDGRLRFHVTGDKGKRKKRIQTREEKIFVLANDCLTGDPLVPDLSMTQDANSICSNGARIAKCMKEYFIYKKNYRGALNSSLLAKSLYQKLWDDSPYLLKQLPGIGMVTAKALHSMGIKSFETLAEADPRRIELVTGRKFPFGNHIKESLTSLPPKVDIKIEVSECQRQGKSKLAVTLTRLSSQGVQSTKRHYADMIVASEEDNLILFHEKIRVDEFLSPYSTTTLVSNPLGKMTIKADLVFEEYIGVDLHEKLLLVKESNSNANLKRARKPTQFFAPEEVYVIEDDKAATHKSFAQRPPDSIGSKRESSSMPSFNLLDEELEGEFAAGIENDDCKIITEQSIFDHIREKAKNFPLLTPNNAYSPSSGGLILTRKRSSDQEKSKIRQHILLDPLPESTGHEQVANDHNNYLTGKHHVIAGSSVTINITDESGYLPSEPEAFSFKSLTEEAIFDHIRKKSKHFPVINTPKPVDTDCCICTEEHNSANQPESGNATLGTSKYAMVISEPEPGEVNRDACGTKVGTKTKNNVLQGSSGGANGESAVSPKVSSTKTATSSVQMLSFDISMAKNSKHLADLGSSIQDGRKDKPSPSDSKRQSRSLASTDQAREVGSFLGFQSVFSFL
- the LOC105779888 gene encoding DExH-box ATP-dependent RNA helicase DExH17 isoform X2, which encodes MDSYSLKSVFDLPEPFRSIFNFRYFNSLQSECFPVCFLSDVNMVISAPTGSGKTVLFELCILRLLSRFISGDGRFVHIKGTLKTIYIAPSKALVQEKLRDWTQKFGSLGISCLELTGDNDSYSTRNIQEADIILTTPEKFDAVTRYRIKDGGLSFFSDISLLLIDEVHLLNDLRGATLEAIVSRIKMLARNPEMKSSALASVRFLAVSATIPNTEDLAEWLEVPVQGIKRFGEEMRPVKLTTKVFGYASAKNDFLFEKRLQNYIFDILMQYSRGKSALVFCSTRSGAQEAAQRLSQIVMTFGYSNPFIKSSEQQERLREASLSCSDKQMQSYILYGVGYHNGGLSLKDRNLIEGLFLNGDVQVLCTTNTLAHGINLPAHTVVIKSTQHFNKEKGLYMEYDRSMILQMCGRAGRPPFEDTGMVIIMTRRETVHLYENLLNGCEMVESQLLSCLTEHLTAEIVQLTISDITKAIEWMKCSYLYVRMKKNPGNYAVKKGIRREQVEKHMQEICVQNVNELSCHQMIQTDQDGFALKPQEPGRLMTKYYLKFNTMKHIMQAPSNCSLEEVLQIICHAEEIAWIQLRRNEKKILNDLNGDKDGRLRFHVTGDKGKRKKRIQTREEKIFVLANDCLTGDPLVPDLSMTQDANSICSNGARIAKCMKEYFIYKKNYRGALNSSLLAKSLYQKLWDDSPYLLKQLPGIGMVTAKALHSMGIKSFETLAEADPRRIELVTGRKFPFGNHIKESLTSLPPKVDIKIEVSECQRQGKSKLAVTLTRLSSQGVQSTKRHYADMIVASEEDNLILFHEKISRVDEFLSPYSTTTLVSNPLGKMTIKADLVFEEYIGVDLHEKLLLVKESNSNANLKRARKPTQFFAPEEVYVIEDDKAATHKSFAQRPPDSIGSKRESSSMPSFNLLDEELEGEFAAGIENDDCKIITEQSIFDHIREKAKNFPLLTPNNAYSPSSGGLILTRKRSSDQEKSKIRQHILLDPLPESTGHEQVANDHNNYLTGKHHVIAGSSVTINITDESGYLPSEPEAFSFKSLTEEAIFDHIRKKSKHFPVINTPKPVDTDCCICTEEHNSANQPESGNATLGTSKYAMVISEPEPGEVNRDACGTKVGTKTKNNVLQGSSGGANGESAVSPKVSSTKTATSSVQMLSFDISMAKNSKHLADLGSSIQDGRKDKPSPSDSKRQSRSLASTDQAREVGSFLGFQSVFSFL
- the LOC105779888 gene encoding DExH-box ATP-dependent RNA helicase DExH17 isoform X3, translated to MDSYSLKSVFDLPEPFRSIFNFRYFNSLQSECFPVCFLSDVNMVISAPTGSGKTVLFELCILRLLSRFISGDGRFVHIKGTLKTIYIAPSKALVQEKLRDWTQKFGSLGISCLELTGDNDSYSTRNIQEADIILTTPEKFDAVTRYRIKDGGLSFFSDISLLLIDEVHLLNDLRGATLEAIVSRIKMLARNPEMKSSALASVRFLAVSATIPNTEDLAEWLEVPVQGIKRFGEEMRPVKLTTKVFGYASAKNDFLFEKRLQNYIFDILMQYSRGKSALVFCSTRSGAQEAAQRLSQIVMTFGYSNPFIKSSEQQERLREASLSCSDKQMQSYILYGVGYHNGGLSLKDRNLIEGLFLNGDVQVLCTTNTLAHGINLPAHTVVIKSTQHFNKEKGLYMEYDRSMILQMCGRAGRPPFEDTGMVIIMTRRETVHLYENLLNGCEMVESQLLSCLTEHLTAEIVQLTISDITKAIEWMKCSYLYVRMKKNPGNYAVKKGIRREQVEKHMQEICVQNVNELSCHQMIQTDQDGFALKPQEPGRLMTKYYLKFNTMKHIMQAPSNCSLEEVLQIICHAEEIAWIQLRRNEKKILNDLNGDKDGRLRFHVTGDKGKRKKRIQTREEKIFVLANDCLTGDPLVPDLSMTQDANSICSNGARIAKCMKEYFIYKKNYRGALNSSLLAKSLYQKLWDDSPYLLKQLPGIGMVTAKALHSMGIKSFETLAEADPRRIELVTGRKFPFGNHIKESLTSLPPKVDIKIEVSECQRQGKSKLAVTLTRLSSQGVQSTKRHYADMIVASEEDNLILFHEKIRVDEFLSPYSTTTLVSNPLGKMTIKADLVFEEYIGVDLHEKLLLVKESNSNANLKRARKPTQFFAPEEVYVIEDDKAATHKSFAQRPPDSIGSKRESSSMPSFNLLDEELEGEFAAGIENDDCKIITEQSIFDHIREKAKNFPLLTPNNAYSPSSGGLILTRKRSSDQEKSKIRQHILLDPLPESTGHEQVANDHNNYLTGKHHVIAGSSVTINITDESGYLPSEPEAFSFKSLTEEAIFDHIRKKSKHFPVINTPKPVDTDCCICTEEHNSANQPESGNATLGTSKYAMVISEPEPGEVNRDACGTKVGTKTKNNVLQGSSGGANGESAVSPKVSSTKTATSSVQMLSFDISMAKNSKHLADLGSSIQDGRKDKPSPSDSKRQSRSLASTDQAREVGSFLGFQSVFSFL